The DNA segment CTCCGGCGTTGGACAGCTGTCCACAGCGAAGAGGTGTATGTACACGTGTATATACCACTACCCCTAAAAAACCAAACTCAGCAATGCGTAAAGTTGCACGTGTACGTTTAACCAATGGTAAAGAGGTTAACGCTTACATCCCTGGAGAAGGTCACAACTTACAGGAGCACTCGATCGTATTGATTCGTGGTGGTCGTGTTAAAGATTTACCAGGTGTACGTTATCACATCATCCGTGGAGCATTAGATACTTCAGGTGTTGCGGGTCGTAACCAACGTCGTTCAAAATATGGTACTAAACGCCCTAAACCAGGACAAGTAGCTGCGGCTCCTGCAAAAGGTAAAAAGAAATAATTAGGAGGAAAGAAAAATGAGAAAGTCAAAACCAAAAAAGAGAATTATCCTTCCTGATCCAAAATTTAACGACGTTCAGGTAACAAGGTTTGTAAACAATATGATGTTTGATGGAAAAAAATCTATCGCTTATTCTATTTTTTACGATGCTGTTGAACTTGCTGAGAAAAAAGCAGGTGAAAATGGTTTAGAAGTGTGGAAACGTGCTTTATCTAACGTGATGCCAGCTGTTGAGGTAAAATCACGCCGTGTAGGTGGTGCAAACTTCCAGGTTCCTACCGAGGTAAGACCTGACCGCAAGATTGCATTGGGCATGAAATGGTTAATTTCATATGCACGCAAACGTGGTGAAAAAACAATGAAAGAAAAATTAGCAGGTGAAATTGTTTCAGCAGCTAAAGGTGAAGGTGCAGCGGTTAAGAAAAAAGAAGATACGCATAAAATGGCTGAAGCTAATAAAGCGTTCTCTCATTTCCGTTTCTAATCATATAGAATCATAAAATGTCAAGAGATTTAAGATTTACAAGAAATATTGGTATTGCCGCGCACATTGATGCGGGTAAGACCACCACTACTGAGCGTATTCTTTATTATGCCGGTGTAAACCATAAAATTGGTGAGGTTCACGAAGGTGCATCTACAATGGACTGGATGGTACAGGAAGCGGAACGCGGGATAACCATCACGTCTGCAGCAACTACTGTTGGCTGGAAATACAGAGGACAGGATTATCACATCAATATTATTGATACCCCGGGTCACGTGGATTTTACCGTAGAGGTAAACCGTTCATTACGTGTATTGGATGGTTTGGTGTTTTTGTTTTCGGCAGTTGATGGTGTTGAGCCTCAATCTGAAACGAACTGGCGTTTGGCAAACAATTATAATGTTGCCCGTATCGGTTTCGTAAACAAAATGGACCGTTCAGGAGCTGATTTCTTAAAAGTTGTTGGACAGGTTAAAAGTATGTTAGGTAGCAATGCAGTTCCATTGCAATTGCCTATCGGTGCTGAAGATAGCTTTAAAGGTGTGGTGGATCTGATCAACAACCGTGGTATCGTTTGGAATGAGCATGATAAAGGTATGACCTTTACTGAAGTGCCAATTCCGGAAGATATGTTAGACGAGGTTGCGGAGTGGAGAGAGAAATTACTGGAATCGGTAGCTGAATACGACGAATCTTTAATGGAGAAATTCTTCGATGCGCCTGAAACGATCACTGAACGTGAGGTTTTAGATGCATTGCGTCAGGCTGTTTTGGATGCCAAAATTGTACCTATGGTTTGTGGTTCATCTTTCAAAAATAAAGGTGTTCAGACCATGCTTGATTATGTGATGGAATTATTGCCTTCACCTATGGATCAGGAAGGTATTGTAGGTACCAATCCAAACAATGGTGAAGAAGTTTTACGTAAACCAGATGAAAAAGAGCCTTTTGCAGCTTTAGCATTTAAAATTGCAACAGATCCTTTTGTTGGTCGCTTATGCTTTATCCGTGTTTATTCAGGTAATCTTGAAGCGGGTTCTTATGTATACAATGCACGTTCTGAGAACAAAGAGCGTATTTCACGTATCTTCCAGATGCACGCCAACAAGCAAAACCCGATTCCTAATGTAGGTGCCGGAGATATTGCTGCGGTAGTAGGATTTAAAGATATCAAAACAGGTGATACACTTTGTGATGAGAAAAATCCGATCATCCTTGAATCTATGAATTTCCCTGATCCGGTTATCGGTTTGGCAATTGAGCCTAAAACTCAGGCAGATGTTGATAAATTAGGTATTGCTTTAGGTAAACTAGCTGAAGAGGATCCTACATTCAAGGTTCAGACTGATGAAGAAACTGGTCAGACCGTAATTTCAGGTATGGGTGAGCTTCACCTGGACATCCTTATCGATCGTCTGAAACGTGAGTTTAAAGTAGAAGTAAACCAGGGAGCGCCTCAGGTTGCTTATAAAGAAGCAATTACAGGGACTACACAGCACCGTGAAACTTATAAGAAACAAACTGGTGGTCGTGGTAAATTTGCTGATATTCAGGTGATCATTTCTCCTATTGATGCTGATTACGAAAAAGGTGGATTACAATTCGTAAACGAGATTGTAGGTGGTTCAATTCCGCGTGAGTTTATCCCTTCAGTTGAGAAAGGTTTTGCTGCAGCCATGTCTAACGGTGTTGTTGCAGGTTATCCGCTTCCAGATATGAAAGTTCGTTTGATCGATGGTTCGTTCCATGCGGTCGATTCGGATGCGCTATCTTTTGAGATTGCGGCACGCTCTGCTTTCCGTGAGGCTTTACCTAAATGTAAGCCGGTATTGATGGAGCCGATCATGAAAATTGAGGTGCTTACACCAGAAGAGAACATGGGTGATGTTATGGGTGACTTAAACCGTCGTCGTGGTCAGCTGCAAGGTATGGACACGCGTAACGGTGCACAGGTTATTAAAGCCCTGGTTCCACTTTCGGAAATGTTTGGGTATGTGACCCAGTTGCGTACCATTACTTCGGGACGTGCAACTTCTACTATGGAGTTTGATCATTATGAGCCAGCTCCTAAGAATGTTCAGGAAGAGGTGATTGCAAAATCAAAAGGAAAAGTTAAATCATTAGATTAATTTTTAAATAAACTTGCTGCCGGTTATTAATAGCTCTAACCGGCAGCTTTAATTCATATATATCATGAGCCAAAGAATCAGAATCAAATTAAAATCTTACGATTATAATCTGGTAGATAAGTCTGCCGAGAAAATCGTAAAAACTGTTAAGCCGACAGGTGCAGTGGTTAGCGGACCAATTCCCTTGCCTACAGAGAAGAAAATTTTCACTGTTTTGCGTTCACCACACGTGAACAAAAAAGCACGTGAGCAGTTCCAATTGTGTGCTTATAAGCGTTTGTTAGATATTTATAGCTCTAACTCAAAAACAGTAGACGCTTTAATGAAACTTGAATTGCCTAGCGGTGTTGAAGTAGAAATCAAAGTATAACGATATTGAAGTATCAAAAAAGCCTTCCCGAGATCATCGAGGAAGGCTTTTTAATTGTTTAAGTTTTTATCGCCCCCGGCTTTTCAGTTCTTCGAGTTTGTTGCGCTCATCCTGCAGTTCGCGGGCAAGTTTCTTTTCTTTATCGTTTGCCTTGGTTTTATAGCTCTGATATTCCTGAGAAATCTCTTCATATAATGTACTCCGGTACTTCGCTTCATGTATGTGTTTGGCCGACCTTAATATCACAACAGTCAGGGCTGCCGCCAGGCCGATGATGAGGCTCCATACGATCGTATTGTAGGTGCCTTTTGTAAAGGAAATGCCTAAAAAGCTGATTTCATTTACTTTGGCATTTGTGCTGGCCAAAGAACTTTCCTTTCCACTGATCTGGGTTTTTAAATCAGCTATGCTCTTTTCCTGTTCGGCAATTTTTTGGGTGGCTGAGCTCAATTGCCGGCGTTCTGTACTCAGGGTATCCCTTACATTTTGCCAGAAGGATGACATCCGGTTTGGATTTACCAATTTATAGCCATCCAGGGTTTTTGATTTGGAAAGTATGAGCTGGTATTGTCCTTTCAGACTTGGATCAACTCTAGCTGAATCCTGGGTAATCTGGCCCTGGGCACTTATGCTAAGTATTAAAGCCGAAATAACTGGGAATATAATTTTCTTCATATCGGATATTGGTTTATGTCTAATTTAACAATGATATTTTAATTTTATTGTGTTCGGACTGTAGATAGTATATTTGTAGCAATGTCGGTATTACTCTTCACAATCATCGTTTTGGCAGGGGCTTTTTTAGCCGGACTGGTTGGCTCACTGACAGGACTTGGAGGTGGGGTGATCATTATTCCACTGTTAACACTTGTGCTTGGCGTTGACATTCATTATGCTATTGGTGCATCTATTATATCTGTGATCGCGACTTCATCGGGTTCGGCGGCAGCCTATGTTAAAGAAGGGATTACGAATATACGGATAGGGATGTTTCTGGAAATAGCGACTACAATAAGCGCCATTATCGGAGCTGTGGTTACTGTATTTATCAATCCAAGTTATATAGCTGTTATTTTTGGACTGATCCTTTTGTTCTCTGCCGTAATGATGGTAAGGAAGAAAGTAGACCATTCTGATAACGATACTTCGGGCAAACTGGCTGTTTTCTTGAAATTGAACGGCACTTACCCTGTTGATGGAACTGTTAAAAAATATGCAGTGCATAATGTGCTGGGTGGTTTTTTAATGATGTTTGTGGCTGGTATCATTTCAGGTTTGCTGGGGATTGGCTCGGGCGCCCTGAAGGTGGTGGCTATGGATAACATCATGCGGATCCCTTTTAAGGTCTCGACTACCACCAGCAATTTTATGATGGGGGTTACGGCAGCGGCAAGTGCAATTGTTTACCTGCATCGCGGACAGATTGATCCGGGGATTGCCATGCCTGTAACCATAGGTGTATTATTTGGGGCTACAATCGGATCAAAGATTCTGGTGAGGACCAATACAGATAAATTAAAGGTGGTTTTTGCAGTGGTGGTTACTTTTTTAGCACTTCAAATGATTTATAATGGCTTATCGGGCAGATTATGAGTAAAAGCAATAAGAATTTTTTTGCGGACAAAGATATACAGATCATTCTGGGGACACTGTTGCGTGTTGGGGTGATCGCATCAATGAGCGTGGTGCTTATAGGAGGGCTTATTTACTTGTTTTTTAACCATAATCAGGTAGTTGACTATAAGGAATTTAATCCGGGAAGGTCTGGCTATTCTTCAATAGCAGCCATTCTTCATGGCCTGACCAAGATGGATGGTGCGGCAATTGTGCAGTTTGGAACGGTTTTGCTGATCTTTACGCCTATTGCACGGGTGGTTTTTTCAGTTTTTAGCTTTCTGATTGAGCGGGATTATCTGTATGTTGTGATCGGATTATTCGTTTTGTGTATTATCTTATATAGTTTAAGTGATAAGTTAGTTGGATAAAACTTACTTTAATTGCTTGCTACCCGGTCAAAACAAATTTTTAGCATTTATTTGAAAAAATAATTAGCTAACTATTTGAAAATTAAGATTTCTTTCCTATTTTTGCCGTCCCTTAACGGGGATGTGTATCCACCTTGAACGAAGCCCTACTGCTTCGATGGGTGTTAAATTAAAAAAAGAAAATGTCAGGTATTATTGGAAAAAAAGTAGGAATGACCAGCATTTTCGACGCCGATGGTAAGAATATACCATGCACGGTGATCGAAGCTGGGCCTTGTGTTGTAACACAGGTAAAGACCGAAGAGAAAGACGGTTACGTTTCAGTTCAGTTAAGTTTCGACGAAGCTAAAGAAAAGAACACTACCATGCCGCTTAAAGGCCATTTTGCGAAAGCGAAAACTACACCAAAACGTAAGCTGGTTGAATTTGAGCCGTTTGAAGAGTCGTTGAACTTAGGTGATACGGTAACGGTTAACATCTTTAACGAAGGTGATTTTGTTGATGTAGTTGGTACATCAAAAGGTAAAGGATTCCAGGGTGTTGTAAAACGTCATGGTTTCGGTGGTGTTGGTGGGCAAACTCACGGACAGCACAACAGGATGCGTGCTCCAGGTTCATTGGGTGCTGCTTCGTATCCTTCTCGTGTATTTAAAGGTATGCGTATGGCGGGTAGAATGGGTGGTGACAGGGTAAAGGTTCAGAACTTACAGGTTTTGAAAGTTTATGCTGATCAAAACCTGGTTGTAGTTAGTGGTTCCGTACCAGGAGCTAAGGGTTCTTACGTAATCTTAGATAAGTAAGCAGATGGAAGTTAAAGTATTAAACATTTCAGGAAAAGAGACAGGTGCCAAGGTGCAGCTTCCTGAGTCGGTATTTGGCATAACGCCTGTTGACCACGCAATTTATTTAGATGTTAAGCAATATCTGGCCAATCAACGTCAGGGAACGCATAAGTCTAAACAACGTAATGAGATTGCTGGTTCAACCCGTAAATTATATAAACAAAAAGGTACTGGTGGTGCGCGTGCCGGAAGTATTAAATCTCCATTGTTTAATGGTGGTGGTCGTGTGTTTGGTCCTCAGCCACGTGATTACAGCTTCAAATTGAACAAGAAATTAAAATCACTGGCACGTAAGTCAGCTTTATCTTATAAAGCAAAGGACAATAACGTAGTGGTTTTAGAAGATTTTACTTTTGATACGATCAAAACTAAAAACTACATCAATTTGGTTAGCGCATTAAATCTGACTAACGAAAAGACATTGTTGGTTTTACCTACGCAAAATAACAATATCTATTTATCAAGCAGAAACATTCAGAAAGTGAAAGTGATTACTGCAGATCAGTTAAATACTTATGATGTATTGAACTGTGGCAAGCTTTTGTTGACTGCAGATTCTGTTAAAACACTGGAGGAGGCATTTGCCAAGTAATATGGAATTTTTAAAGAAACCAATATTAACAGAGAAAGCTTCTGCATTAACAGAAAAGTCTAACCGCTTTACTTTTAAAGTAGAACACAAAGCAAATAAATTGCAGATTAAGCAAGCCATAGAGAAAATGTACGGCGTAAACATTTTAGCCATTAATACAATGGTTGTAAATGGTAAAGTTAAGTCCAGAAATACTAAAGGTGGATTAGTTACGGGACGTAGCCCGAAATACAAGAAAGCGATTGTAACCCTGGCAGCAGGAGAAACGATTGATTATTACTCGAATATTTAATAAGAATTGAATTATTTATAAACTATGGGCTTAAGAAAATTTAAACCAGTCACTCCGGGAACCCGCTTTAGAGTAGGTGCCAGTTTTACGGAGATTACAGCAACCAAGCCCGAAAAATCATTGGTTGTATCTTCTAAGAAATCGGGAGGACGTAACAATACAGGAAAGATGACTATGCGCTATATGGGTGGTGGTCACAAGAAATCTTATCGTTTAATTGATTTTAAACGTGAGAAATTTGATATTCCTGCAACAGTAGCTACTGTTGAGTACGATCCAAACCGTACCGCTCGTATTGCATTGTTACATTATGCAGACGGTGAGAAGCGTTATATTATTGCACCGGAAGGTTTGCAAGTTGGGCAAAAGGTAGTGTCGGGTGATACTGCAACTCCAGAAGTAGGAAATACATTGAAATTGAGCAATATTCCTTTGGGTTCTATTGTACACAACGTGGAGATTCATCCTGGTCGTGGCGCTCAGTTGGCACGCAGTGCCGGTGCTTATGCACAATTGGCTGCCCGTGACGGTAAATATGCTACATTAAAAATGCCTTCAGGTGAAGTAAGGTCAATCTTAGTTACTTGTTTGGCAACGATAGGAGCTGTTTCCAATTCAGATCATGCAAATGAAGTATTAGGTAAAGCTGGTCGTAACCGTTGGTTAGGCCGTCGTCCGAGGACACGTCCGGTAGCAATGAACCCGGTAGATCACCCTATGGGTGGTGGTGAGGGTCGCTCATCAGGAGGTCAGCCCCGGTCAAGGAACGGTGTTTATTCGAAAGGATTTAAAACCCGTCAACTTAAAAAATACTCAAATCGTTTCATCATAGAGAAAAGGAAGAAATAATGGCTCGTTCGATTAAAAAAGGACCTTATATTGACCATAACGTAGAGAAGAAAGTAGTCTCTATGAATGATTCAGGCAAGAAGTCTGTAATTAAAACTTGGTCTCGCAGATCAATGATCTCACCAGATTTTGTGGGTCATACATTTGCAGTACACAACGGTAACAAATTTATACCGGTATACGTAACAGAAAACATGGTTGGTCATAAGCTGGGAGAGTTTGCTCCAACCAGAACATTTAGGGGTCACTCTGAAAAGAAAAAATAATTAAGAGATGGAAGCAGTAGCGAAATTAAACAATTGTCCAACCTCACCACGTAAAATGCGTTTGGTTGTAGATCTTATCAGAGGTGAGCGTGTTGAGAAAGCTTTACATATTTTAAAGTTTACCAATAAAGATGCAGCAATAAGGGTTGAGAAACTATTATTATCGGCTATCAAAAACTGGGAAACTAAAAATGAAGGTTCTCGCCCTGAAGAAAACCAGTTATACGTGAAAACGATAATGGTAGGCGGTGGTCGTCAGTTAAAAAGATTAAGACCAGCACCTCAAGGACGTGGTTACAGAATACGTAAGCGTTCAAACCACGTAACTTTGATAGTAGATAGTAAAAACGTTGAAACTCAAACTAATTAACAGAAATGGGACAAAAAGCACATCCAATAGGTAACAGGTTAGGAATCATCAAGGGTTGGGATTCTAACTGGTTCGGTGGCAACAACTATGCTGATAAATTAGTTGAGGACGAAAAAATAAGAAAATACCTTTCTGCACGTATCGCAAAAGGCGGTGTAGCTAAAGTGGTAATCGAGCGTACGTTAAAACGTATCACTGTAACGATCCACACAGCTCGTCCGGGTATTGTGATTGGTAAAGCAGGACAGGAAGTTGACAAGATCAAAGAAGAGTTGAAAAAATTGACTAAAAAGGAAATTCAGATCAACATATTTGAGATTAAGCGTCCTGAACTTGATGCACAATTAGTAGCAGAAGGTGTTGCAAAACAATTAGAAGCAAGGATCTCATTCCGTAGAGCAATGAAATCTACTATCGCATCAACTATGCGTATGGGTGCTGAAGGTATCAAAATTATGACTTCTGGTCGTTTAGGTGGTGCTGAGATGGCTCGTAGTGAACAGTATAAAGAAGGAAGAATTCCTTTGCATACTTTCCGTGCAGATATTGACTATGCGCTGGCAGAAGCTTTAACTACTTATGGAAAAATAGGTGTTAAAGTATGGATCTGTAAAGGTGAAGTTTACGGTAAACGTGACCTTTCTCCAAACATCGGTGCAACGAGCAATGCTCCTGGCAAAGGTGGCAGACCAGAAGGTGCTTTCGGTGGTGGAAGAGACAGGGATAACCGTGGCGGTGGCGACAGAAGAAACGATAACCGCGGTGGTGGTAATCGTGGCGGAAGAGGCCCTGGTCAAGGTGGTCCGGGTGCAGGAAGAGATAATAGAGGTGGAAATTCTCAAAACAGAGGTCCTCGTAAATAATTAGTTAACAGATCGTTTAACGATAATATTAGAATAAAATGTTACAGCCAAAAAGAACGAAGTTCAGAAAGATGCAAAAGGGCAGAATGAAAGGTTTAGCAACTCGTGGTGCTGAATTGTCATTCGGATCTTTCGGGATCAAATCTCTAGAGTCGACCTGGATCACCAGTCGCCAGATAGAGGCAGCCCGTATCGCGGTAACTCGTTTCATGAAACGTGAAGGTCAGGTATGGATTAGGATATTCCCGGACAAACCGGTAACTAAGAAACCTGCTGAGGTACGTATGGGTAAAGGTAAAGGTGCGCCTGAGTATTGGGTAGCTGTTGTTAGACCCGGACGTATTATTTTTGAAGCTGAAGGTGTGCCTTTGGAAATTGCCAAAGAAGCCATGCGTTTAGCCGCACAGAAATTACCGATCCAAACAAAATTTGTAGTACGTAGAGATTACGTAGAAGCATAATAAGGGATGGGTTGAATGTTGTAAGTAACTTGTTATTATAACCGCTGGACCCACAATATAAAAATTAATAAAATGAAGAACTCAGAAATTACAGGGCTTTCACAAGAAGAGCTAGTAGCCAGGATTGCAGAAGAGACAGAAAACTTAGTAAAGTTAAAGTTTGCGCATACAATTTCGGCTATAGAGAACCCAAGCCGCATTAGCAAGGTTAGGAGAAATATTGCCCGATTAAATACTGAAGTGACTAAGCGTAAAGCTCAGTCTGCTACTGAAACTAAATAACTTTAGAGTCGAAATGGAAAGACAATTAAGAAAAACAAGAACCGGGTTGGTGGTAAGCAACAAGATGGAAAAATCTATTGTTGTAGCGGTAGAACGTAAAGTGAAACACCCGATCTATGGTAAGTTTGTTAAGAAAACTACCAAATTTATGGCTCATGACGAGAAAAACGATTGCGGTATTGGTGATACAGTACTGATCATGGAGACTCGTCCGCTGAGTAAAAACAAGAACTGGAGATTAGTGCAAATTTTAGAAAGGGCTAAATAACATGGTACAACAGGAATCAAGATTAAACGTAGCCGACAATAGCGGCGCAAAAGAAGTATTGGTTATCCGTGTACTTGGTGGTACTGGAAAGCGTTATGCTTCTATTGGTGACAAGATCGTTGTTACCGTTAAGAGTGCTTTGCCTTCCGGAAACATCAAGAAAGGAACAGTTTCTAAAGCAGTTGTAGTAAGAACAAAGAAAGAGATCAGACGTAAAGATGGTTCTTATATCCGTTTCGACGACAATGCAGCAGTATTATTAAATGCACAAGATGAGCCGCGCGGTACACGTATTTTTGGCCCGGTAGCAAGAGAACTGCGTGAAAAACAATTCATGAAAATTGTATCATTAGCACCGGAGGTATTATAAAATGAAAAATAAAGTAACTACACCAAAAATAAAAATCCGTAAAGGTGATTTAGTAAAGGTTATAGCCGGAGATTCAAAAGGTCAGCAAGGCACTGTGCTTTCAGTATTAATTTCTAAAAGCAGAATACTTGTAGAAGGTGTTAACCTTGTATCAAAACATACAAAACCAAATGCTGCTACCCCTAATGGTGGTATCATTAAGAAAGAGGCTGCTCTTCATATTTCTAACGTGGCGTTAATTGACCCTAAGACAGGAGCAACTACACGCGTTGGCAGAAAGCTTAATGCTGATGGGAAATTAGTTAGGGTATCTAAAAAATCAGGAGAGGAGATCAAATAATGGCTTACGTACCAAGATTAAAAAGTAAATATAAAGAGGAAATTGTAACTGCACTTAAAGATAAGTTCAATTACAAAAGCGTTATGCAGGTTCCTAAGTTAGAGAAGATTGCTATCAACCAGGGGGTTGGTCGTTTCTCTGTAACTGACAAAAAGATTATGGACAGCTCTATTTTAGAGATGACCACGATCTCAGGTCAGCAAGCAGTTGGCGCAAAATCTAAAAAAGATATCTCAAACTTTAAATTGCGTAAAGGTATGCCGGTTGGTGTACGTGTAACTTTACGTGATAACAACATGTATGAGTTCTTAGATCGTTTAATTTCTGTAGCTTTGCCACGTATCCGTGACTTCAAAGGTATCAACGATAAAGGTTTCGATGGAAAAGGAAATTACACTTTAGGTGTAACTGAGCAGATCATCTTCCCTGAGATCAACATAGATAAGATCAGCAAGATTTTAGGTATGGACATTACTTTTGTAACCACTGCGACTACAGATGTTGAGGCATTGGAACTTTTAAAACAATTTGGGTTACCATTTAAAAATCAAAAAACAGAGCAATAATGGCAAAAGAAGGTGTAAAAGCTCGCGAAATTAAGCGCCAGAAGCTGGTTGCTAAGTATGCAGAGAAACGTGCAGAACTTAAAGCTGCCGGAGACTATGAAGGATTAGACAAGTTACCAAAAAACTCATCGGCTGTACGTTTGCACAACCGTTGTAAATTAACTGGCCGTCCTCGTGGTTACATGCGTACTTTCGGTATATCAAGGGTATTGTTCCGTGATATGGCTTTGGCAGGTAAAATACCTGGGGTAAGAAAAGCAAGCTGGTAAACAGCTGATGTGTTTAAGGTTCAATTCCTTAAACTGCAAATAAAAGAATTAACCGATGGCAGGTCGTTCCGAATAGGTCGGAAAGGAAACCACTATCACAATTATATAAAAATGAATACAGATCCAATAGCAGATTATCTTACAAGAGTAAGAAATGCCATAAAGGCAAATCACAGAATTGTAGAGATTCCTGCATCAAACCTTAAAAAGGAAATTACTAAAGTACTTTTTGACAAAGGTTACATTGCTAACTACAAATTTGAGGATACTACAACTCAAGGCACTATTAAAATTGCATTGAAGTACAATGCGATCACTAAAATCCCGGCGATCCGTACGTTAACACGTATTAGCAAACCAGGTTTAAGGCAATATGCCGGTGTGGATAATATGCCAAGAGTATTAAATGGTTTAGGTATTGCAATTTTATCTACATCTAAGGGTGTTATGACCGATAAAGAGGCTGCTAAACTAAACATTGGTGGCGAAGTTTTGTGTCACGTTTATTAATTAAAGGAGGATAGCA comes from the Pedobacter heparinus DSM 2366 genome and includes:
- the fusA gene encoding elongation factor G gives rise to the protein MSRDLRFTRNIGIAAHIDAGKTTTTERILYYAGVNHKIGEVHEGASTMDWMVQEAERGITITSAATTVGWKYRGQDYHINIIDTPGHVDFTVEVNRSLRVLDGLVFLFSAVDGVEPQSETNWRLANNYNVARIGFVNKMDRSGADFLKVVGQVKSMLGSNAVPLQLPIGAEDSFKGVVDLINNRGIVWNEHDKGMTFTEVPIPEDMLDEVAEWREKLLESVAEYDESLMEKFFDAPETITEREVLDALRQAVLDAKIVPMVCGSSFKNKGVQTMLDYVMELLPSPMDQEGIVGTNPNNGEEVLRKPDEKEPFAALAFKIATDPFVGRLCFIRVYSGNLEAGSYVYNARSENKERISRIFQMHANKQNPIPNVGAGDIAAVVGFKDIKTGDTLCDEKNPIILESMNFPDPVIGLAIEPKTQADVDKLGIALGKLAEEDPTFKVQTDEETGQTVISGMGELHLDILIDRLKREFKVEVNQGAPQVAYKEAITGTTQHRETYKKQTGGRGKFADIQVIISPIDADYEKGGLQFVNEIVGGSIPREFIPSVEKGFAAAMSNGVVAGYPLPDMKVRLIDGSFHAVDSDALSFEIAARSAFREALPKCKPVLMEPIMKIEVLTPEENMGDVMGDLNRRRGQLQGMDTRNGAQVIKALVPLSEMFGYVTQLRTITSGRATSTMEFDHYEPAPKNVQEEVIAKSKGKVKSLD
- a CDS encoding sulfite exporter TauE/SafE family protein; its protein translation is MSVLLFTIIVLAGAFLAGLVGSLTGLGGGVIIIPLLTLVLGVDIHYAIGASIISVIATSSGSAAAYVKEGITNIRIGMFLEIATTISAIIGAVVTVFINPSYIAVIFGLILLFSAVMMVRKKVDHSDNDTSGKLAVFLKLNGTYPVDGTVKKYAVHNVLGGFLMMFVAGIISGLLGIGSGALKVVAMDNIMRIPFKVSTTTSNFMMGVTAAASAIVYLHRGQIDPGIAMPVTIGVLFGATIGSKILVRTNTDKLKVVFAVVVTFLALQMIYNGLSGRL
- the rpsG gene encoding 30S ribosomal protein S7; the protein is MRKSKPKKRIILPDPKFNDVQVTRFVNNMMFDGKKSIAYSIFYDAVELAEKKAGENGLEVWKRALSNVMPAVEVKSRRVGGANFQVPTEVRPDRKIALGMKWLISYARKRGEKTMKEKLAGEIVSAAKGEGAAVKKKEDTHKMAEANKAFSHFRF
- the rplC gene encoding 50S ribosomal protein L3 → MSGIIGKKVGMTSIFDADGKNIPCTVIEAGPCVVTQVKTEEKDGYVSVQLSFDEAKEKNTTMPLKGHFAKAKTTPKRKLVEFEPFEESLNLGDTVTVNIFNEGDFVDVVGTSKGKGFQGVVKRHGFGGVGGQTHGQHNRMRAPGSLGAASYPSRVFKGMRMAGRMGGDRVKVQNLQVLKVYADQNLVVVSGSVPGAKGSYVILDK
- the rplB gene encoding 50S ribosomal protein L2: MGLRKFKPVTPGTRFRVGASFTEITATKPEKSLVVSSKKSGGRNNTGKMTMRYMGGGHKKSYRLIDFKREKFDIPATVATVEYDPNRTARIALLHYADGEKRYIIAPEGLQVGQKVVSGDTATPEVGNTLKLSNIPLGSIVHNVEIHPGRGAQLARSAGAYAQLAARDGKYATLKMPSGEVRSILVTCLATIGAVSNSDHANEVLGKAGRNRWLGRRPRTRPVAMNPVDHPMGGGEGRSSGGQPRSRNGVYSKGFKTRQLKKYSNRFIIEKRKK
- the rpsL gene encoding 30S ribosomal protein S12, which codes for MPTIQQLVRKGRVALEFKSKSPALDSCPQRRGVCTRVYTTTPKKPNSAMRKVARVRLTNGKEVNAYIPGEGHNLQEHSIVLIRGGRVKDLPGVRYHIIRGALDTSGVAGRNQRRSKYGTKRPKPGQVAAAPAKGKKK
- the rplV gene encoding 50S ribosomal protein L22, with the translated sequence MEAVAKLNNCPTSPRKMRLVVDLIRGERVEKALHILKFTNKDAAIRVEKLLLSAIKNWETKNEGSRPEENQLYVKTIMVGGGRQLKRLRPAPQGRGYRIRKRSNHVTLIVDSKNVETQTN
- a CDS encoding DUF1634 domain-containing protein, whose protein sequence is MSKSNKNFFADKDIQIILGTLLRVGVIASMSVVLIGGLIYLFFNHNQVVDYKEFNPGRSGYSSIAAILHGLTKMDGAAIVQFGTVLLIFTPIARVVFSVFSFLIERDYLYVVIGLFVLCIILYSLSDKLVG
- the rpsC gene encoding 30S ribosomal protein S3, coding for MGQKAHPIGNRLGIIKGWDSNWFGGNNYADKLVEDEKIRKYLSARIAKGGVAKVVIERTLKRITVTIHTARPGIVIGKAGQEVDKIKEELKKLTKKEIQINIFEIKRPELDAQLVAEGVAKQLEARISFRRAMKSTIASTMRMGAEGIKIMTSGRLGGAEMARSEQYKEGRIPLHTFRADIDYALAEALTTYGKIGVKVWICKGEVYGKRDLSPNIGATSNAPGKGGRPEGAFGGGRDRDNRGGGDRRNDNRGGGNRGGRGPGQGGPGAGRDNRGGNSQNRGPRK
- the rpsJ gene encoding 30S ribosomal protein S10; the encoded protein is MSQRIRIKLKSYDYNLVDKSAEKIVKTVKPTGAVVSGPIPLPTEKKIFTVLRSPHVNKKAREQFQLCAYKRLLDIYSSNSKTVDALMKLELPSGVEVEIKV
- the rplD gene encoding 50S ribosomal protein L4 → MEVKVLNISGKETGAKVQLPESVFGITPVDHAIYLDVKQYLANQRQGTHKSKQRNEIAGSTRKLYKQKGTGGARAGSIKSPLFNGGGRVFGPQPRDYSFKLNKKLKSLARKSALSYKAKDNNVVVLEDFTFDTIKTKNYINLVSALNLTNEKTLLVLPTQNNNIYLSSRNIQKVKVITADQLNTYDVLNCGKLLLTADSVKTLEEAFAK
- the rpsS gene encoding 30S ribosomal protein S19, whose product is MARSIKKGPYIDHNVEKKVVSMNDSGKKSVIKTWSRRSMISPDFVGHTFAVHNGNKFIPVYVTENMVGHKLGEFAPTRTFRGHSEKKK
- the rplW gene encoding 50S ribosomal protein L23, translated to MEFLKKPILTEKASALTEKSNRFTFKVEHKANKLQIKQAIEKMYGVNILAINTMVVNGKVKSRNTKGGLVTGRSPKYKKAIVTLAAGETIDYYSNI